ATGATCTTCTTTTAAAGCTAAAAGATATAAATATAAAAAGTCAGCTTGATATCTTTAAAACACAATATGACGATGCGTCGGCTTTGTATGCGAGACTTGTAGCTCAAAGAGACAATTTAGGCAGCGTTGTTTATCCCGACGAACTTAAGAATGAGAGTATCAAAAAAGAGCAAAACAGTATATTTTTTGAAACAAAAAAGAGTATAGAAGATGAAAAAATTATCTCTCAAAACAGAGTGGTACAGCTTGAAAATCAGATAAGCGGTTTAAAATCTTTGATGGAAGCTAAAAAGAGCAGAATGAGTTCGATAAGCGAAGAGATTTTAGAGTGGGAAAAGCTTTTTAAAGAGCAGTTGGTCGATAAGCTAAAGATAAGAGATTTAAGCAGAGAAAAAAATATGATTGAGGGAGACATCTCTCAAACGGCTTCTGAGATAGCAAAGCTTTCCGAAGCTATAAACGAGACTAAAAATCAACAATTGCTTAGAGAAAAAGAGTTTACAAAAGTGACTCTAAACGATCTTGTAAAAGCGAAATCTATGCTTTTTGACCTGCAATCAAAAATAGCCTCTATCGAAGATATGCTCTCAAGAACAAATATAGTATCTCCGATTGACGGAACTGTTGTCGGTTTAAGCTTGCATACGATTGGAGGCGTTGTTCCTCCGGGTAGAGATATACTGCAGATAATACCGCAAAAATCAAAGCTTATAGTTATAGCTCAGGTTCAAATAACGGATATCGACAAAGTTAAAGTCGGGCTTATGGCAGATATTAGATTTTCAGCTTTTAACACGCGTCACACCCAAGTCATAGAAGGTAAAGTAGTACATGTCTCAGCCGATAGTTTTAAGGATGAGAAAAATGGCGCACAGTATTATGAAGCAAAAATCGAAGTGACAAAAAATGGAGAGAAGCAGATAACAGAATATGGTTTTGAGCTTGTTTCAGGTATGCCTGCGGAAGTAATGATAAAAATTTCGGAGAGAACAATGCTTAGTTATTTTGTAAAACCTCTTACCGATATGATAAGTAGGGCATTCAATGAAGAGTAATAAATATACGCTTTGTCTGTTTCTGTGCGGACTGTTATTTAGCGGTGCGGATGCCGAAGTTTTAAATTTTTCAAGAGCGTACGGGCTTGCTCTTGAAAATGCGAACAATATTCGTTCATCCGTTTATGTCTCAGAAGCGGAAAAAGAGAAGATAAAACAAGAAGAGTCTCAACTTTATCCTCAAATAAATTTCTCTACATCATATAAAAAGTCGGAGTTAGAAGCGAATCCGACAGGACATATGACAAGACAAGGTTTGATAACTTACTCGCTTAGCGCCAGACAATCTATTTATAATCCTGAAACTTACACAAGAATAGATATGCAGGAGTCAAGAAGCAAATATTCAGGAATAAAAGTTGAATATGAAAAAGAAGATTTGGCTCAAAAGCTCTTTAAAACATATCTTGATATTTTAAAATCACAAAACAAGATAAGATTGTTGGAATCTTATCTTGAGTACAATAGATCTAAACTTGAACAGTTAAGCAAAAAATTTGATATGGATATGTCAAATAAGATGGATCTGCTTCAAATGAGGGTCGAGTATAATTCTGCGCAGATAGAGCTTGACAAAGAGAGCAAGTTATTTCATGTTTATGATCTGAAATTTAAACAATATGTCGGAAACATTGAATATGAACTACCAAAAATTGAGTCTGACAAGCTGATTTTAGAAACCATAAAAGAGATGAAAGCGCAAGTTTTAGGCAAGAGCGATTTGGAAAAAAGTTTAAAGGTTAAACAAGCCGAGGCAGCGGTTGAGATATCTAACTCGGAGTTGGAAAATGCAAAAAGCGGACACTTGCCAAAAGTGACTTTTGATGCGGCATACTCAAAGTATGATACCGATACTCCGACTATTGACGCGCCTTATGACAATACCAGCTATGCAATGATTAGCTTCAATATGCCGATTTACAGCGGCGGTTATGTTTCATCAAGGGTTGATTCATCCAGACTTATGAGAAAAGCTGCCGGCGAAGATTTGGAAAATGCAAAAAAAGAGGTTCTCGTACAGCATGGTGAATATTTAGCAATCTTTGAAGCTTCGGCAGAATCGGTCGGTATGTATAAAAAAGCTCTTGAATCGGCGGAACTTTACCTGCAAGCGATAAATCAAGGGTATGATTACGGACTTAAAAGTATTATTGATCTAAACGATGCTAAAAATAAACTAAATGAAGTAAAATACAAATATGTAGAAAATATGTATGAGATGGTAAACTCATATATCGGACTTTTAATGGTTACGAATAACTTTAAAGAGTTAAATCTCTTGGATAAATTAGTAGAATAGTTTTTTAAGGTACAATTAAATATATGAACAGTTTTAAACTTAGCACTTCACTCTATCTGCTTATATCTTTACTTTTGAGTGCTGATTTTTTAGTGCTTTTTCTCTCTCTAAAAGCAGCACAATTTACACAAAAAGAGAGTGTGGATATTTCTCTTTATTTTTGGATTTTAATTTTAATACTCTCCTCTTTTGCTACCCAAAAAATATATGTAATCAGGTATGATTTTTGGGGTGATGCCAAAAAAATACTCAAAGTGTTTTTCTTCTCCTTTTTTGTTGTTTTTACGGTTATTTCTCTTGCTAGAATATCCGATGTATATTCAGTGCCGTTTTTACTGAATTTTTTTGTTATAGCCATATTTGCCACTCTTTTTTTTAAAAGATTATTTAAAAAACTTCTTTTTTCGTTTGACTTTTTTAAAATCAAAGTCAGAGTTATGGCTGATAAAGAGAACTACAAAACAATATGCGGTGAAATAACGAAAAATTGGTATTTTGGATATGAAGTTGATGATGAGAACTACGATATTGTCATAGTCTCCTCAAGAGGTTTTGAGATAAACAGACTTCAAGAGTCTATAAGAGAATTTTCGCACAACACCAAAGATATATATCTCATTCCGTATCTGGATAATGTAGATTTTTCGCATACTACGATAGTCGACTTTTCAAATATAAGATTTTCGGCTCTGCATATAGAAAACAGGCTCTTAAACTATAAAAATATATTTATAAAATATTTCTTTGAAAAAATAGTCGTAATTATGCTTTTTCCTTTTGTTCTTATTTTGCATCTTTTTATTCGCTATTTTATAAAAACGGATTCAAAGGGAGAGACCTTTTTTAAACAGCAAAGGCTCGGCAAAAATTCCGAACCGTTTGAGTGTTATAAATACCGCACAATGTATGAGAACAGCCAAAATATCTTGGATGAATACCTTTTGCAAAACCCTGATGAGGTAGAGTACTATGCGAAGTTTCATAAATACAAAAATGACCCGCGGATTACAAAAGTCGGCGGATTTTTAAGAAAAACATCGCTTGACGAGCTGCCGCAGTTTTACAATATACTAAAGGGCGATATGAATCTAATAGGCCCGCGGCCTTATATGCCTGAAGAACTAGGCGATATGGGCAAAGACAATAAAGAGATAATACTTAAAGTAAAACCGGGATTGACCGGTTTATGGCAAGTTAGCGGGCGAAATGAGCTTACTTTTAAAGAGAGAGTCGATTTGGATGTTTGGTATATACAAAATTGGTCGTTATGGATGGATTTTGTTATTTTCCTTAAAACGATTAATGCGGTAGTGTTAAAAGTAGGCGCTAAATAAGCGGCAGTCTGAGAAAAATAGAGAGATTGCCGCGCTTCGCTCGCAATGACAAGCGTGACACTGTCACTGCGAGGAACGAAGTGACGCGGCAGTCTTTACGGCAAAGTTAATCCTACTCATGCCTTAGCGCGTCGATAGGGTTAAGTCGTGCCGCTTTTTTTGCCGGAAAAAATCCAAATACGATTCCGACTAAGGTTGAGAATAAAAAAGCCACAATAACTATAAAAGTGTTAAAAATAAGCGGTAAATCAAAAAATAGCGTAATTGCGATTCCCGTACTTATTCCAAAGACTATGCCGATAATTCCGCCAAGAGAGGAGAGAACGACGGCTTCAACCAAAAACTGAAGCAAAACTTCTCTCTCAAGCGCTCCTATGGCAAGCCGTATGCCTATTTCACGAGTTCTCTCGGTGACTGAGACGAGCATAATGTTCATAATGCCGATACCGCCTACCAAAAGACTAATAGCGGCAACCGCTCCAAGCAAGATGGTGAGCATCTGAGTAGTCGAAGAGAGTGTTTGAACCATTTCGCGCATATCACGAATATTAAAATCATTCTCTTCTCCGGTTTGAATCCTGCGTCGCTCCTGTAAAAGTGAGGTTATGGATGCTTTTACGCTCTCTATGGTTGCAGCCGAGGAAGCCGAAATCATAATCCTTGATATTTCCTGATTTCCGCTGACTCTGCGTTGGAACATTCGAATCGGAACAACGATGATGTTGTCCTGATCCATTCCAAACATCGTTGCCCCTTTAGGCTTAAGCAGTCCAATTACTTCACAAGAGAAGTTTTTAAGTCTTATTGACGCTCCTATGGGATCTCCGCTGTCAAACAGCTCTTTTCTTACCGTCTCGCCTATTACGCAAACTGCTTTTCCTCCTTGAAGTTCGGCTCCTAAAAAGTTTCTCCCCGATGCAAACACCCAATCTTTAACTACAAAATAGTCGTTATTTGTTCCCTCGACCGTTGCGGAGTGATTTTTATTGCCGTAGACCGCTTGCATAGTGTTTGAACCGACGGGTGCGACACCGCGAATATTATCAACCTCTTTTTTGAGTGCATCAACATCGCTATGCGTAAATCTTCTTGCCGTTGAGTCGGTGCTTGGCGGTCCTTGTCGCTGCTGACCCGGCAAAACAATCAGTATATTTGTCCCAAGTTTAGAGATACTTTGTGAGACATAAGCAGTTGTTGCATCTCCGAGCATTACCATAGCAATAACCGAAGCGATGCCTATGACTATTCCTAAAGTTGTAAGTGCTGAACGCATAGCGCTTCTGCGAATCTCGCGAAGTGCAAGTAAAAAGGCGTTCCAAATCATAGAAGCACCTTTTTGTCATATCCCTCATCAATTCCGCCGTCCCGAAAATGGACTGTTCTTGAGGCGTATTTTGCCATTTCCATCTCATGAGTTACCATTATTATAGTAATTCCTTTTTCACGATTAAAGGATTGCAACAGTTCCATTATTTCAATACTTTTTGCAGTATCCAAGTTTCCCGTCGGCTCATCAGCAAGTAAAACAAGCGGTTTTGTGGCAATTGCACGGGCAATGGCAACTCGTTGCTGCTGACCGCCTGAGAGTTCGGCGGGCGTGTGGTTTGCGACGCTCTCAAGCCCCACGCTTCTTAGCGCTTCCATTGCCATTTCATATCTTTGCTCTGCGTTAAACCCGCGGTAAAGGAGAGGCAGTTCGACATTTTCAACGGCAGTCGTTTTTCCAAGCAGGTTAAATCCTTGAAAAATAAACCCGATGTAGTTTCTCCTAAGCAGTGCGCGCTGATCTCTTGAGAGAAAGCCGACATCAACTCCCTCAAATAGATAGTTGCCGCTGCTTGGGGTGTCAAGACAGCCGATAATGTTCATAGTGGTTGATTTTCCCGAGCCGCTTGGTCCCATAACCGCTAAAAATTCTCCGTGTGCAACTTGCAGATCTACGCCTTGCAGAGCAAATGTCTTAGCCTCGCCCTCACCGTAAAATTTTGTGGCATTATGAAGTTCGATTACATATTTTTGTTCCATCACGGCTCTTTTGTTCCGATTAAAACCAAATCGGTTTGTTCAATTTCTCCCTTTGTAACAATAGTCGAACTGCCGTCACTTTTCCCTGTTTCAACTTCTACTTTAAACGGTTTATTTTTGCGAACAATCCACACATGGGGCGTTGAATTGCCGGAATGGTTTTTGGCATTTTTTGGGATTTCATCTTTTTTAAAAGTCGGATTAAAGCGGAGTGCGGCGTTTGGTACGGTAAGAGCATTATTTAAAACACCGGTTATTATTTGTGCCGAAGCCGTCATTCCGGGGCGAAGCAAAAGTTCGGGATTTTCTACGCTTACAACGGCATTGTATGTAACAACTCCGTTTACTATCTGCGAGTTTAGACGCAACTGAGTAAGCGTTCCGTCAAAGAGTTTTTGCGGATAGGCATCGACGCTAAATTTAACCTTTTGCCCCTCTTTTACCTCTCCTATGTCGGCTTCATCTACGCTTACTATTACTTTCATTTTAGTCAAATCTTGTGCCAGTTTAAATAAAATAGGTGTTTGCATAGCGGCAACGACGGTTTGTCCCGGTTCAACTTTTCTTTCTAAAACAATTCCGTTTATGGGAGAGAGAACAACCGCTTTTCGAAGATCGTCTCTTATCGCTTTTAGTTCGGCATTTGCTTGGTCACGCGCAGCTTTTGCCGCTTGTACTGAAGCTTTGGCAGATTCGAGTACCGCAAAAGCAGAATCGACATCTTGTTTTGAGGGGTAGTTTCCGTTGGTTGCCTTAACCATTTTTTCAACTCTTTCCCACTCATTTTGCGCTTTGTTTTTTGAAGACATCGCTTCGGCAATATTTGCTTCAAATTTTGAGAGAGCGGCTTGATAACTTGTTACTTTAGAGGAGAGTTTTACGGTGTCTAGCCGTGCCATAAGCTGCCCTGTATTAACTCTTTCATTGTAATCGACTAAAACTTCACTTATGGTACCTGAAACTTCTATACCGACATCAACGGTATTTGTCGGTTCCATATTTCCGGTTGCCGATACCGTCGTGGTGATGGTTTTTCTCTCTACGGGTGCCGTTTGATAGTTCAGGTTTTCGTCTGCTTTTTCTATATAAGCATACCATCCGCCGCCTGATGCTAAAAGGAGCAAGACAAACCCCGCCCATAAATATTTCTTATAAGATTTTTTTGGTTTAATAGTGAGTCCTAGAGTATTTTCTATAGAGTTGTTTTGTGGGCTGTTCATTAAATATCCTTGCTATTTTTGAGGGCAAAATGAATCTTTGCCAACTCAAGTTGTATATTTATTTCATTGATTTTTATAGTCTGTTCTTCGATTGCTTTTGAATTTTTTAAAGTTTGCAAATCATATCCTGTTTTTACTCCTGCATCGACCCCGGCTTTTATAGTTGCTATTAGTTCATCATAAAGAGCTAGATTTTTTGAAGTAATCTCTATTTGGCTGCGGTAATTTTGTATAAGCTCCAGTGACTGCGCATAAGAAGCTTTGGCGCTTCGCTCTTTATCGACTACATCTGCCAACTGTTTTAAGTGTGCAGATTTTGCTTCTTCTATTGTGGCGGATGAATTGTATGCAAGCGGTACATTTACGGAAATTCCCGCACCGTAAAAACCGCCGTCATAGCCGTTTGATAGTTTCTTGGCATCATAATCCTGATACCCGATGTTGGCATTTAGAGCGACTGATGGCAGATAACTGCTCTTTGCTATACCGTAGAGGTACTCGTTACCCACGCTTTGTGAGCGGGCATAGTTTAGCTCTAGGTTATTTTGAAGATAGTCGCTCTCTTTGGTTAAAGCAAACTCTCTAAGCAAAAAAGTATCGGGATTTATATCGCTTATTTTTGAAATCTCATATCGCTGCTGTGCTAAGGCGTAGTTGTAAGCAGCCAGATTTTTAAGTTCGCTGCTTTGCCCCATAAGCGCATTGTTTAGCTCTGTTATGTCAGCTTTTCCGACATCGTAAAGTTGCTGTTTGATGAAGATTTCAATCTCTCTGTTTTTAAGATTTAGCTCGCTTTGATCTTTTTGGCGGAGAGCTTTTTTATAATTTAATATGGCACTGAAAAGTTTTTCGTTTATGGATGCAATCTCCATATCCAGCGCAATTTTGTTAGATGTTTTTTTTGCATCGGCATAGGCTATCTGGTAAGTGATACCTCCGGAGCGAAAAACATCTTGAGAGACGGAAGCAGAGATTTTTTTATTATTTGCATGTTCGCCGATAGCACTTTTGTCGTAGCCGTAAGAAGCGTTTAGATTAATGGGCGCTATCCAGTTGTATTTTAGTTTTTCATACTCGGACTCGTAACGGTTTTGCTCTTCGCGTAAAAGATTTTGCTTCTGCGGTGAAAGAAATTCCGTCTCACCGGCATATAGAGTTATTAAAAAAATGTTTAGGTAAAATAGAACATATCTCTTCATTTGCATCCTTTTTAAAATTTTATCTCAAAAGAGTTGATATCGTCTTTGTAACTATACACAAAATGAAACCCGT
The genomic region above belongs to Sulfurimonas sp. and contains:
- a CDS encoding ABC transporter ATP-binding protein; its protein translation is MEQKYVIELHNATKFYGEGEAKTFALQGVDLQVAHGEFLAVMGPSGSGKSTTMNIIGCLDTPSSGNYLFEGVDVGFLSRDQRALLRRNYIGFIFQGFNLLGKTTAVENVELPLLYRGFNAEQRYEMAMEALRSVGLESVANHTPAELSGGQQQRVAIARAIATKPLVLLADEPTGNLDTAKSIEIMELLQSFNREKGITIIMVTHEMEMAKYASRTVHFRDGGIDEGYDKKVLL
- a CDS encoding sugar transferase; translation: MNSFKLSTSLYLLISLLLSADFLVLFLSLKAAQFTQKESVDISLYFWILILILSSFATQKIYVIRYDFWGDAKKILKVFFFSFFVVFTVISLARISDVYSVPFLLNFFVIAIFATLFFKRLFKKLLFSFDFFKIKVRVMADKENYKTICGEITKNWYFGYEVDDENYDIVIVSSRGFEINRLQESIREFSHNTKDIYLIPYLDNVDFSHTTIVDFSNIRFSALHIENRLLNYKNIFIKYFFEKIVVIMLFPFVLILHLFIRYFIKTDSKGETFFKQQRLGKNSEPFECYKYRTMYENSQNILDEYLLQNPDEVEYYAKFHKYKNDPRITKVGGFLRKTSLDELPQFYNILKGDMNLIGPRPYMPEELGDMGKDNKEIILKVKPGLTGLWQVSGRNELTFKERVDLDVWYIQNWSLWMDFVIFLKTINAVVLKVGAK
- a CDS encoding ABC transporter permease, coding for MIWNAFLLALREIRRSAMRSALTTLGIVIGIASVIAMVMLGDATTAYVSQSISKLGTNILIVLPGQQRQGPPSTDSTARRFTHSDVDALKKEVDNIRGVAPVGSNTMQAVYGNKNHSATVEGTNNDYFVVKDWVFASGRNFLGAELQGGKAVCVIGETVRKELFDSGDPIGASIRLKNFSCEVIGLLKPKGATMFGMDQDNIIVVPIRMFQRRVSGNQEISRIMISASSAATIESVKASITSLLQERRRIQTGEENDFNIRDMREMVQTLSSTTQMLTILLGAVAAISLLVGGIGIMNIMLVSVTERTREIGIRLAIGALEREVLLQFLVEAVVLSSLGGIIGIVFGISTGIAITLFFDLPLIFNTFIVIVAFLFSTLVGIVFGFFPAKKAARLNPIDALRHE
- a CDS encoding efflux RND transporter periplasmic adaptor subunit, whose translation is MNSPQNNSIENTLGLTIKPKKSYKKYLWAGFVLLLLASGGGWYAYIEKADENLNYQTAPVERKTITTTVSATGNMEPTNTVDVGIEVSGTISEVLVDYNERVNTGQLMARLDTVKLSSKVTSYQAALSKFEANIAEAMSSKNKAQNEWERVEKMVKATNGNYPSKQDVDSAFAVLESAKASVQAAKAARDQANAELKAIRDDLRKAVVLSPINGIVLERKVEPGQTVVAAMQTPILFKLAQDLTKMKVIVSVDEADIGEVKEGQKVKFSVDAYPQKLFDGTLTQLRLNSQIVNGVVTYNAVVSVENPELLLRPGMTASAQIITGVLNNALTVPNAALRFNPTFKKDEIPKNAKNHSGNSTPHVWIVRKNKPFKVEVETGKSDGSSTIVTKGEIEQTDLVLIGTKEP
- a CDS encoding TolC family protein, which produces MKRYVLFYLNIFLITLYAGETEFLSPQKQNLLREEQNRYESEYEKLKYNWIAPINLNASYGYDKSAIGEHANNKKISASVSQDVFRSGGITYQIAYADAKKTSNKIALDMEIASINEKLFSAILNYKKALRQKDQSELNLKNREIEIFIKQQLYDVGKADITELNNALMGQSSELKNLAAYNYALAQQRYEISKISDINPDTFLLREFALTKESDYLQNNLELNYARSQSVGNEYLYGIAKSSYLPSVALNANIGYQDYDAKKLSNGYDGGFYGAGISVNVPLAYNSSATIEEAKSAHLKQLADVVDKERSAKASYAQSLELIQNYRSQIEITSKNLALYDELIATIKAGVDAGVKTGYDLQTLKNSKAIEEQTIKINEINIQLELAKIHFALKNSKDI
- a CDS encoding HlyD family type I secretion periplasmic adaptor subunit, which translates into the protein MSENRDIKMPSTNDSKVIGFGLGVIFLLFAVFGGWMTFAPLAESVVAIGKISADLDKKTLQHLEGGVIENIYVKDGDEVKKDDLLLKLKDINIKSQLDIFKTQYDDASALYARLVAQRDNLGSVVYPDELKNESIKKEQNSIFFETKKSIEDEKIISQNRVVQLENQISGLKSLMEAKKSRMSSISEEILEWEKLFKEQLVDKLKIRDLSREKNMIEGDISQTASEIAKLSEAINETKNQQLLREKEFTKVTLNDLVKAKSMLFDLQSKIASIEDMLSRTNIVSPIDGTVVGLSLHTIGGVVPPGRDILQIIPQKSKLIVIAQVQITDIDKVKVGLMADIRFSAFNTRHTQVIEGKVVHVSADSFKDEKNGAQYYEAKIEVTKNGEKQITEYGFELVSGMPAEVMIKISERTMLSYFVKPLTDMISRAFNEE
- a CDS encoding TolC family protein translates to MKSNKYTLCLFLCGLLFSGADAEVLNFSRAYGLALENANNIRSSVYVSEAEKEKIKQEESQLYPQINFSTSYKKSELEANPTGHMTRQGLITYSLSARQSIYNPETYTRIDMQESRSKYSGIKVEYEKEDLAQKLFKTYLDILKSQNKIRLLESYLEYNRSKLEQLSKKFDMDMSNKMDLLQMRVEYNSAQIELDKESKLFHVYDLKFKQYVGNIEYELPKIESDKLILETIKEMKAQVLGKSDLEKSLKVKQAEAAVEISNSELENAKSGHLPKVTFDAAYSKYDTDTPTIDAPYDNTSYAMISFNMPIYSGGYVSSRVDSSRLMRKAAGEDLENAKKEVLVQHGEYLAIFEASAESVGMYKKALESAELYLQAINQGYDYGLKSIIDLNDAKNKLNEVKYKYVENMYEMVNSYIGLLMVTNNFKELNLLDKLVE